ACACGGCGTTCATCCTGATCAACAGCACTCTTGCCGGACTCGCGCTGATCCTGACGCTGATCGCGCTCGCCGGCGTCTTTAACACCGTGGTCCTCAACACCCGCGAGAAGGCTCGTGACATCGCCATCCTGAAGGGGATCGGGATGACGCCGTGGCAGGTGACCGCGATGGTCCTGGCATCGGTCTCGCTGCTCGGCATCGTGGGTACCCTCGTCGGCCTGCCGGCCGGCATGGTCCTCCACCGGAACATCCTGGTTTTGATGGGCCAGATCGCATCCGGGACCAACATCCCAAGCCAGTACTTCAACGTTTTCGACCTGGGCCTGTTGATTGGCCTGGCCGCCAGCGGACTCTTGATCGCCATGATCGGCGCGCTCATTCCCGCGCAATGGGCGGCCCGCTCCCGGGTGACGGAGGTGCTCCAGACCGAGTAGCGGTTAGAAGTGCACTCGAAGCTCGCCGAACGCGTGCAAGATGAGGAGGCGCCCGTCGGCATGGGTGACCTCCTCCTTTTCCAGCCGCCAGGTGTGCTCGTGTGGAATGAACACGGCGTTGAGCCCGGCCCGCAAGGCCGGGTTGATGTCGGAGCGTGGAGAATTCCCGATCATCCAGGTGCGAGTGGGGTCGAGGTCCCGCTCCCTGGCGATCGCCCGGTAGGTATCAACGGCTTTCTCATGGACGACGGCGCTCGCGGTAAAGCGTGACTCCAGTCCGGATCGCTCGATCTTGAGACGCTGCTCCTCGGGATGACCCTTGGTCACCAGCATCAGGTCATGCCGACCCGCGAGGTAGTCGATCGTTTCCGCCACTTCTGGGATGAGCGTCAGTGGCTGGCTTGCGATCCGCTGGCCCAGTTGCACCACATGCTCGATGTCTTCCGGCCGCACGTCTCGTTCGGCGAGCCGCTCGTACGTCTGCTGCAGGTTTTTCGTGAAAGCAGCTGACCCGTACCCGTGCACGGCGATATTCAGACGCTCGACCTCATCGAGCGCCGCGCGAACCTGCTCCCGGCCCATCGACGAGTGCCCGAGAAAGTCGATAAACGCCTCGATCGCCTGCTCGAAGTAGACGTTGTTCTCCCAGAGCGTGTCGTCGCCGTCGATCAGAAGGAACTGGCGGCTGATCGCAGGTGCCATCGCTTCAAGGCTACCGTTCGTCGCTTGTCCGGCTTCAGCGGCGAGCGTTTGTTAGGGTTCCCCGGTTCAGAGCGTATATACACTGTGGCCGGCTATGAGCAGCGTGCGCCTGGACAACCTGTGGAAGCCGGCGACGATCGGCCGTTAACTGCCGAGGTGCTCTGCGCCCGGTATGCGCAACGCGTCTATCGCTTTGCCGCCATGGTGGCGGCGGGCGACGTCGAGGCCGAGGACCTTGCCCAAGATGCCCTGGTGCGCGCCATCCGGAATTTGGGACGGTTCGACGCCAGTCGCGGGACGGTGGAGACCTGGCTGTGGCGGATCGTGGTCAACAGCGCGATCGATGCCGGTCGTGTTTCTGCCAGGCGTCGCCTCCTCTGGGAGCGATTTCGATCGCAGCCCACGTTGGGCGAGAACGTCGAAGACCTTGCGCTGATGCGGATCACGGCGGCCGAGCTGCTGGCGGCCGTCCGGCGGCTC
Above is a window of Candidatus Dormiibacterota bacterium DNA encoding:
- a CDS encoding HAD family hydrolase; this translates as MAPAISRQFLLIDGDDTLWENNVYFEQAIEAFIDFLGHSSMGREQVRAALDEVERLNIAVHGYGSAAFTKNLQQTYERLAERDVRPEDIEHVVQLGQRIASQPLTLIPEVAETIDYLAGRHDLMLVTKGHPEEQRLKIERSGLESRFTASAVVHEKAVDTYRAIARERDLDPTRTWMIGNSPRSDINPALRAGLNAVFIPHEHTWRLEKEEVTHADGRLLILHAFGELRVHF
- a CDS encoding sigma-70 family RNA polymerase sigma factor; translated protein: MEAGDDRPLTAEVLCARYAQRVYRFAAMVAAGDVEAEDLAQDALVRAIRNLGRFDASRGTVETWLWRIVVNSAIDAGRVSARRRLLWERFRSQPTLGENVEDLALMRITAAELLAAVRRLRPRERGMIALRFGAGLGFAEVGAAYGISPAAATMAIRRALDTLRILLKETR